CACTTCAATTTATGGCAGCTCGACAAGTGTTCTACTAAAAAGAGATAACGTGACGATAAAATAAAAACCCAGCGATTTAGCTGGGTTTTTATTTTATTTCTATTATCGAAACGAAATTACTATAATAGAAAAACCTAATTTTCGCATTTATCGCAATTGCATTAGCAATTTTTCGCGCGCGGCATCATTTTTATGCTTTACTACTTTGCTTTACCATACTACTCAATAGATGAGTTAGTTAAGCTAATGTGACCTTGGTGGGTACTATAGCTTACCAAATACCGGTATTCTTCATGCTTGCCCAAGGCTCTTGTGGCGCTAGGTGGCCTTCTTGCAATAGTTCAATAGATATACCGTCAGGTGAGCGCACAAATGCCATGTGGCCATCGCGTGGTGGTCGATTAATTGTTACGCCTGCATCCATCAATCGCTGACAAGTGTCGTAGATATTTTCAACGCGTAGGGCTAGGTGACCAAAGTTACGACCATCGCTGTATGGCTCTGTTTCACCCCAGTTATAGGTTAGCTCAATTTCATGGCCACCTTCTTCTGCAGCAAGAAATACAAGCGTAAATTTACCTTCTGGCACTTCGTGGCGGCGCAATTCTTTTAAACCCAATAGATCACAGTAAAAATGGAGTGATGCATCGATGTCTAACACGCGCACCATGGTATGTAATAGTTTCATAGCAGTCTCTTATTATTCCAAACAAATCCCAAGCAAACGGCTGTACACCAGCCAACAAAACATCGCAATTATAGCGCTAAGTAACAGGAAACCAAGGAGAAAGGC
This Thalassotalea euphylliae DNA region includes the following protein-coding sequences:
- a CDS encoding VOC family protein, which translates into the protein MKLLHTMVRVLDIDASLHFYCDLLGLKELRRHEVPEGKFTLVFLAAEEGGHEIELTYNWGETEPYSDGRNFGHLALRVENIYDTCQRLMDAGVTINRPPRDGHMAFVRSPDGISIELLQEGHLAPQEPWASMKNTGIW